The following are from one region of the Methanobacterium veterum genome:
- a CDS encoding fumarate hydratase, protein MEIVNLIRDAVIEASTTFRKDQFDAYKRAVDMETNENTSWMLELLIKNAEIANKNKVPLCDDTGIPHVLVEIGENVSLPANFFEDIKFGIEKGLIELPARPMAVRGNGIERIEQSKGLYTDPGKLTPPSFILDKSRSDGVNIHILMLGGGPEIRASTYRVFHKRDNRKVFNEVKTWMKSEVKMLGCTPCIPAVGIGRTHFEASSLMVKAMAYGNLNEQSKIEEEITESINSSKVGALGIGGSVTALGSFVRIGPQRASGVRILSMRPCCCVEPRRSSVFLHSSILE, encoded by the coding sequence ATGGAAATAGTTAATTTAATCAGAGACGCAGTAATTGAAGCAAGTACAACTTTCAGGAAGGATCAGTTTGATGCTTATAAAAGAGCAGTGGACATGGAAACTAATGAAAACACTTCCTGGATGCTTGAATTACTCATAAAAAATGCTGAGATAGCAAATAAAAATAAGGTTCCTCTTTGTGATGATACAGGTATTCCACATGTTTTAGTGGAAATTGGAGAAAATGTCAGTTTACCTGCTAATTTCTTCGAAGATATAAAATTTGGAATAGAAAAAGGTCTTATTGAACTTCCTGCAAGACCTATGGCCGTACGGGGCAATGGTATTGAACGGATAGAACAGAGTAAAGGGCTATATACTGATCCTGGAAAACTCACCCCTCCATCATTTATACTTGATAAAAGTCGATCAGATGGTGTGAATATTCATATTTTAATGTTAGGTGGAGGCCCTGAGATTAGGGCAAGCACATATAGAGTTTTCCATAAGAGGGATAATAGAAAAGTATTTAATGAAGTTAAAACATGGATGAAATCAGAGGTCAAAATGCTTGGGTGCACTCCATGCATCCCTGCTGTAGGCATTGGTAGAACTCATTTTGAAGCTTCGTCATTGATGGTAAAAGCAATGGCATATGGAAATTTGAATGAACAATCCAAAATAGAAGAGGAAATAACAGAATCCATAAATAGTTCTAAAGTAGGGGCACTTGGAATTGGGGGTTCTGTTACTGCACTTGGATCTTTTGTTAGAATTGGTCCGCAAAGAGCAAGCGGTGTTAGAATTTTATCTATGAGACCGTGCTGCTGCGTGGAACCACGAAGATCGTCAGTATTTCTCCATTCCTCAATTCTGGAGTGA
- a CDS encoding peptidase, giving the protein MMQTKEFLKTIGIENNNLRVSKKRFPDGSQYRFEVPGIQKPGAMAALIDATDKYGVKVHRVTQTKGIMLLTDYEIEQMIDIAKDAKVELFLSVGPRATYDTSASAKTKEGMRIGYRLRGYDNLVYAIEDVRRAVDLGVRGIVVYDEGLLWTLGKMRDDGELPKDTHFKVSAHTGHGNPASAKLLQEIGADSFNPVRDLQIPMIASIRNAIDISIDLHTENPQSSGGFIRHYEVPDIIKYAAPVYLKTGGAVAGHHGWDTTETQAAERIRQVSLVQDMINRYYSDAVMSGKDASDLAIPK; this is encoded by the coding sequence ATGATGCAGACTAAAGAGTTTCTTAAAACTATTGGAATAGAAAATAATAATTTAAGAGTATCAAAAAAGAGGTTTCCAGATGGTTCACAGTACAGGTTCGAAGTTCCAGGGATTCAGAAACCCGGTGCAATGGCGGCCCTTATTGATGCTACAGATAAATATGGAGTTAAAGTCCACAGGGTAACACAGACTAAAGGAATAATGCTCCTTACAGATTATGAAATAGAACAGATGATTGACATTGCTAAAGACGCTAAGGTAGAACTTTTTTTAAGCGTCGGGCCCCGTGCAACATATGATACAAGTGCATCTGCAAAAACAAAAGAAGGAATGAGAATTGGCTATCGGTTAAGAGGTTATGACAACCTTGTATATGCCATAGAAGATGTTAGAAGAGCTGTGGATCTGGGAGTTAGAGGAATCGTAGTTTATGATGAGGGACTTCTCTGGACACTTGGAAAAATGAGGGATGATGGCGAACTCCCAAAGGATACTCATTTTAAAGTATCTGCCCACACAGGACATGGGAACCCTGCTTCTGCAAAGTTACTGCAAGAAATTGGGGCGGATTCATTTAATCCAGTAAGAGATCTGCAGATACCTATGATCGCGTCAATAAGGAATGCAATTGACATTTCTATCGATCTCCATACAGAAAATCCCCAGTCATCAGGTGGATTTATAAGACACTACGAAGTCCCTGATATAATAAAATATGCAGCGCCTGTTTATCTTAAGACTGGTGGAGCAGTAGCTGGACATCATGGATGGGACACAACAGAGACACAAGCTGCAGAACGTATAAGACAGGTCTCACTTGTTCAAGACATGATAAATAGATATTACAGCGATGCAGTAATGTCCGGGAAAGACGCATCAGACTTAGCAATCCCAAAATAA